A window from Deltaproteobacteria bacterium encodes these proteins:
- a CDS encoding alpha/beta fold hydrolase — translation MSNFNVKNLNFNKISSHYSPPYPPFLTVQPSGFYNFKKTSTRMVTVNFPKYFSALSLIVLSATTACRPILRDPVSAAKSDDATEALEAAWNDYFVTNFAKHYPYEVQENCRPVFAKASRDVPYKGTAIFFHGYTACTQQFYEMRDNLNARGFHVLIPTLPGQGRAPAQVSGDTPESRARYHEFIPRIEKDGDEVYRDFVNAMNDIVRKAPGERMIGGLSVGGALALGAVLQAPGLYQRALLLAPFFTVPPDNFWRPVEPENDGLRARWGAFYANAKLKIEGDLRRAMITQKTDWIPKDKQELRWGNGCYKQNTNGRAGICDTTLFHIAAVVKYSDSIRALANKKANTRNSVAPQTQIQIATVEFDDGSDTRATKGVYKSVQDNFKFKMDMCFYRGVPHSFLSRYDHPGMDMTWLPHFYDRANKFFVDGEFFDIDGVSKELIRDPGLIVQAVGATFPKKDGNENADDYYPLCRK, via the coding sequence ATGTCAAATTTTAATGTTAAAAATTTAAATTTTAATAAAATATCCAGTCATTACAGCCCACCATACCCACCTTTTTTGACCGTGCAGCCTTCGGGGTTCTATAATTTTAAAAAGACCTCAACAAGGATGGTGACGGTGAACTTCCCGAAGTATTTTAGCGCCTTATCACTAATAGTCTTGAGTGCCACCACCGCCTGTAGGCCCATTCTGAGAGATCCCGTCAGTGCCGCTAAGTCCGACGATGCCACTGAGGCGCTTGAGGCAGCCTGGAACGACTATTTTGTCACCAATTTTGCCAAGCATTACCCCTACGAGGTGCAGGAAAACTGCCGGCCGGTATTCGCCAAAGCCTCACGTGACGTCCCCTATAAGGGAACAGCCATCTTCTTTCATGGCTACACGGCCTGCACGCAGCAGTTCTACGAAATGCGCGATAACCTGAATGCCCGCGGGTTTCATGTCTTAATCCCAACGCTTCCTGGACAAGGACGCGCCCCCGCGCAAGTCTCCGGTGATACGCCGGAGAGCCGGGCTCGCTACCATGAGTTCATCCCGCGGATCGAAAAGGACGGGGACGAAGTCTACCGTGACTTTGTCAATGCCATGAACGACATCGTACGCAAAGCACCCGGCGAACGTATGATCGGTGGACTGTCGGTCGGAGGGGCCCTGGCACTCGGTGCCGTCCTGCAAGCCCCAGGGCTCTACCAACGGGCATTACTACTCGCGCCGTTTTTCACCGTACCACCGGATAACTTCTGGCGCCCGGTGGAACCTGAGAACGATGGACTTAGGGCACGTTGGGGAGCCTTTTATGCCAACGCTAAATTAAAGATCGAAGGCGATCTCCGTCGCGCCATGATCACCCAAAAGACCGACTGGATTCCCAAAGACAAGCAAGAGCTGCGCTGGGGCAACGGCTGCTACAAACAAAATACCAATGGGCGTGCTGGCATCTGTGACACCACCTTGTTCCATATTGCCGCCGTGGTCAAATACAGCGACAGCATCCGCGCCCTTGCTAATAAAAAGGCGAATACGCGCAACTCAGTGGCACCGCAGACACAGATTCAAATCGCGACAGTTGAATTCGATGATGGCTCGGACACGCGGGCAACTAAAGGCGTTTACAAATCCGTACAAGATAACTTCAAGTTCAAGATGGACATGTGCTTTTACCGCGGGGTGCCGCATTCGTTCCTCTCCCGCTACGACCATCCCGGCATGGACATGACATGGCTGCCGCACTTCTACGACCGGGCTAACAAATTTTTCGTCGACGGCGAATTCTTCGACATCGACGGCGTCAGCAAGGAACTCATCAGAGACCCAGGTCTAATCGTACAGGCTGTAGGTGCCACCTTTCCTAAAAAAGATGGCAACGAAAACGCTGACGACTACTATCCATTATGTCGCAAGTGA